In Kitasatospora sp. NBC_00240, the following are encoded in one genomic region:
- a CDS encoding prenyltransferase/squalene oxidase repeat-containing protein, whose translation MLTAARSGAAVLSALLLAGAAAAPALADSPSPSATVAVPTGLYGQGDPTYDGVWRQSLALAALAAVKAVPADSAVGWLTGQQCADGGWPSFRADTAAACDAATEDSNATSVAVQALAALGGHQDAVDKGVQWLKSNQNADGSWAYNPGNPGDANSTGLAVTALIAAKSDPATVAKAGRSGYDGLALFQLGCAAPADQRGGFAYQPDPAGAAAANALASAQAALGAAGGRLPVTNTNTVDATPKALACPAGAAAQPVPRADSAEAAAAYLTDRLAATEQHLMLTLPGATPTPDWTATAWAVLSLVQSGHAEQAAGAVDWLAAQGSTWTKGGTDASATASLVLVAKAARRDPSKFGGTDLVQQLTAAGPALKSGPASATAAATAPAKKDGKGGVSTLWVIGVGLLIGVGGGLLLSLQRRRGAQGPAGKPGR comes from the coding sequence ATGCTGACCGCCGCCCGTTCGGGCGCCGCCGTGCTGTCCGCCCTGCTGCTGGCCGGCGCCGCCGCCGCGCCGGCCCTCGCCGACAGCCCCTCGCCCAGCGCCACCGTCGCCGTCCCCACCGGGCTGTACGGGCAGGGCGACCCGACGTACGACGGCGTCTGGCGCCAGTCGCTGGCCCTGGCCGCGCTGGCCGCGGTCAAGGCCGTCCCCGCCGACAGCGCCGTCGGATGGCTGACCGGCCAGCAGTGCGCGGACGGCGGCTGGCCGTCCTTCCGCGCCGACACCGCCGCCGCCTGCGACGCTGCGACCGAGGACAGCAACGCCACCTCCGTCGCCGTGCAGGCGCTGGCCGCGCTCGGCGGCCACCAGGACGCCGTGGACAAGGGCGTCCAGTGGCTGAAGTCCAACCAGAACGCGGACGGCAGCTGGGCCTACAACCCCGGCAACCCCGGCGACGCCAACTCCACCGGGCTGGCCGTCACCGCGCTGATCGCCGCCAAGTCCGACCCGGCCACGGTCGCCAAGGCCGGCCGGAGCGGCTACGACGGCCTGGCGCTCTTCCAGCTCGGCTGCGCCGCGCCCGCCGACCAGCGCGGCGGCTTCGCCTACCAGCCCGACCCGGCCGGCGCTGCGGCCGCCAACGCGCTGGCCTCCGCCCAGGCCGCGCTGGGCGCCGCCGGCGGCCGGCTGCCGGTGACCAACACCAACACGGTGGACGCCACGCCGAAGGCCCTGGCCTGCCCGGCCGGCGCCGCCGCGCAGCCCGTGCCGCGCGCCGACTCGGCCGAGGCCGCCGCCGCGTACCTGACCGACCGGTTGGCCGCCACCGAGCAGCACCTGATGCTCACCCTGCCGGGCGCGACCCCCACCCCCGACTGGACGGCGACCGCCTGGGCGGTGCTGAGCCTGGTCCAGTCCGGCCACGCCGAGCAGGCCGCCGGCGCCGTCGACTGGCTGGCCGCGCAGGGCAGCACCTGGACGAAGGGCGGCACCGACGCCTCCGCCACCGCCTCCCTGGTGCTGGTCGCGAAGGCCGCCCGGCGCGACCCCTCGAAGTTCGGCGGCACCGACCTCGTCCAGCAGTTGACCGCGGCCGGCCCGGCGCTCAAGTCGGGTCCTGCGTCCGCGACGGCGGCCGCCACCGCCCCCGCGAAGAAGGACGGCAAGGGCGGCGTCTCCACCCTCTGGGTGATCGGCGTCGGCCTGCTGATCGGCGTCGGCGGCGGCCTGCTGCTGAGCCTGCAGCGCCGGCGCGGCGCCCAGGGCCCCGCCGGGAAGCCCGGCAGGTGA
- a CDS encoding ABC transporter ATP-binding protein yields MITFEQVSVSYPGGAAPALHGLDLTVPEGELCLLVGPSGSGKSTLLGTVSGLVPHFTGGVLHGRVTVGGRDTRTHRPRELADLVGTVGQDPLAHFVTDTVEDELAYGMESLGLAPEVMRRRVEETLDLLGLAELRGRALTSLSGGQQQRVAIGSVLTVHPKVLVLDEPTSALDPGAAEEVLAVLQRLVHDLGTTVLMAEHRLERVVQYADQVLLLPGAGQAPVLGEPAEVMAHSPVRPPVVALGRLAGWSPLPLSVRDARRRAAPLRARLDGLRPPEVSADTRPAGAHPAGEPVATVRRLVVRRGPVPALRGVDLTLHAGGITALMGRNGAGKSTLLGSLVGLHTPTSGTVRVGGLTPHQARPKDLVRRAGLVPQDPRDLLYGESVRAECAAADQDAGAEPGSCRTLVERLLPGIADETHPRDLSEGQRLSLALAVVLTSRPPLLLLDEPTRGLDYAAKARLVEILRALAADSHAVLLATHDVELAAALAHRTVILADGEIVADGPTPEIVLSSPAFAPQVAKILSPSPWLTVQQVEQALAGAEGGPA; encoded by the coding sequence GTGATCACCTTCGAGCAGGTCTCGGTCAGCTACCCGGGCGGCGCCGCGCCCGCTTTGCACGGCCTGGACCTGACCGTTCCCGAAGGCGAACTCTGCCTGCTGGTCGGCCCGTCGGGCTCCGGCAAGTCGACCCTGCTGGGCACCGTCAGCGGCCTCGTCCCGCACTTCACCGGCGGCGTCCTGCACGGCCGGGTCACCGTCGGCGGCCGGGACACCCGCACCCACCGCCCGCGCGAACTCGCCGACCTGGTCGGCACCGTGGGCCAGGACCCGCTCGCGCACTTCGTCACCGACACGGTCGAGGACGAACTCGCCTACGGCATGGAGTCGCTGGGCCTGGCGCCGGAGGTGATGCGCCGCCGGGTCGAGGAGACCCTGGATCTGCTCGGGCTCGCCGAACTGCGCGGCCGCGCGCTCACCTCGCTCTCCGGCGGGCAGCAGCAGCGGGTGGCGATCGGCTCGGTGCTGACCGTCCACCCCAAGGTCCTGGTGCTGGACGAGCCGACCTCCGCCCTCGACCCCGGCGCCGCCGAGGAGGTGCTGGCCGTCCTGCAGCGGCTGGTCCACGACCTCGGCACCACCGTCCTGATGGCCGAGCACCGCCTGGAGCGGGTCGTCCAGTACGCCGACCAGGTGCTGCTGCTCCCCGGCGCCGGGCAGGCCCCCGTCCTGGGCGAGCCGGCCGAGGTGATGGCGCACTCCCCCGTCCGCCCGCCGGTGGTGGCCCTCGGCCGGCTGGCCGGCTGGTCCCCGCTGCCGCTGTCGGTCCGGGACGCCCGGCGCCGGGCCGCCCCGCTGCGGGCCCGGCTGGACGGCCTGCGGCCGCCCGAGGTCTCCGCCGACACCCGGCCGGCCGGCGCCCACCCGGCCGGCGAGCCGGTCGCCACCGTGCGGCGCCTGGTCGTCCGGCGCGGACCGGTGCCCGCCCTGCGCGGCGTCGACCTGACCCTGCACGCCGGCGGGATCACCGCCCTGATGGGCCGCAACGGCGCCGGCAAGTCCACCCTGCTGGGCAGCCTGGTCGGCCTGCACACCCCCACCTCCGGCACCGTACGGGTCGGCGGGCTGACCCCGCACCAGGCCCGCCCGAAGGACCTGGTCCGCCGGGCCGGCCTCGTCCCGCAGGACCCGCGGGACCTGCTGTACGGCGAGAGCGTCCGCGCCGAGTGCGCCGCCGCCGACCAGGACGCCGGTGCCGAACCGGGCAGCTGCCGGACGCTGGTCGAACGGCTGCTGCCCGGCATCGCCGACGAGACCCACCCCCGGGACCTCTCCGAGGGCCAGCGGCTCAGCCTCGCCCTGGCCGTGGTGCTGACCTCCCGGCCGCCCCTGCTGCTGCTGGACGAGCCCACCCGCGGCCTGGACTACGCGGCCAAGGCCCGGCTGGTGGAGATCCTGCGGGCGCTGGCCGCCGACTCGCACGCCGTGCTGCTCGCCACCCACGACGTCGAACTCGCCGCCGCGCTCGCCCACCGCACGGTGATCCTGGCCGACGGCGAGATCGTCGCGGACGGCCCGACCCCGGAGATCGTGCTCTCCTCCCCCGCCTTCGCCCCCCAGGTCGCCAAGATCCTCAGCCCGTCGCCCTGGCTGACCGTCCAGCAGGTCGAGCAGGCCCTGGCCGGCGCCGAAGGCGGCCCGGCATGA
- a CDS encoding TetR family transcriptional regulator — protein sequence MPTTTPDPATTPPAGLPLTARQAERRLRILRAATALAGRGGYDAVQMREVADGAQVALGTLYRYFPSKVHLLVAVMQEQLQQLLEQVRRHPPAGDDPALRVAETLTRAFHALQREPLLAEAMVRALSFADRSVSAEVDRVSGLTAQIILDAIGQAGPPSERQRAAVRVIEHTWHSALVSWLSGRASIAEVRADLRTAARLLTLP from the coding sequence CCGGCCGGCCTGCCGCTCACCGCGCGGCAGGCCGAACGCCGGCTGCGGATCCTGCGCGCCGCCACCGCGCTGGCCGGCCGGGGCGGGTACGACGCGGTGCAGATGCGCGAGGTCGCGGACGGCGCGCAGGTCGCGCTCGGCACGCTGTACCGCTACTTCCCCTCGAAGGTGCATCTGCTGGTCGCGGTGATGCAGGAGCAGCTCCAGCAGCTGCTGGAGCAGGTCAGGCGCCACCCGCCGGCCGGTGACGACCCGGCGCTGCGGGTCGCCGAGACGCTCACCCGGGCCTTCCACGCCCTGCAGCGCGAGCCGCTGCTCGCGGAGGCGATGGTCCGTGCCCTGTCCTTCGCCGACCGCTCGGTCAGCGCCGAGGTCGACCGGGTCAGCGGACTGACCGCGCAGATCATCCTGGACGCGATCGGACAGGCCGGCCCGCCCAGCGAGCGGCAGCGGGCGGCGGTCCGCGTGATCGAGCACACCTGGCACTCGGCACTGGTCTCCTGGCTGTCCGGCCGGGCCTCGATCGCGGAGGTCCGGGCCGACCTGCGCACCGCCGCCCGGCTGCTCACCCTGCCCTGA
- a CDS encoding SCO2322 family protein — protein MTRQVRPRAVAAALAATALLGLLGVLAAAPAHATGYRYWSFWKWSGGAWAYQQQGPAVYVPPDGSVDGWRFAVSPDGGRDAARPGAPGDFEASCAATPAQAGRKRIAVVLDFGTAADAPPGALAAGSAPPAARTGCASVPTGASSAEVLAALAPPLRYDGAGILCAIAGYPAAGCGEALAGTPSTSGDAGDPGGPALGLIAGGAAVAVLAAGAVWQARRRR, from the coding sequence GTGACCCGCCAGGTACGCCCGCGGGCGGTGGCGGCCGCACTGGCCGCCACCGCCCTGCTGGGCCTTCTCGGCGTCCTCGCCGCCGCCCCCGCGCACGCCACCGGCTACCGCTACTGGTCGTTCTGGAAGTGGTCCGGCGGCGCCTGGGCGTACCAGCAGCAGGGCCCGGCCGTGTACGTGCCGCCGGACGGCTCGGTGGACGGCTGGCGCTTCGCGGTCAGCCCGGACGGCGGCCGGGACGCCGCCCGCCCGGGCGCGCCCGGCGACTTCGAGGCCTCCTGCGCCGCCACCCCGGCGCAGGCCGGCCGCAAGCGGATCGCCGTCGTGCTCGACTTCGGCACCGCCGCCGACGCCCCGCCCGGTGCCCTGGCGGCCGGTTCCGCGCCGCCCGCGGCGCGCACCGGCTGTGCCTCGGTGCCCACCGGCGCCAGCTCCGCCGAGGTGCTGGCCGCCCTGGCACCGCCGTTGCGCTACGACGGCGCCGGCATCCTGTGCGCCATCGCCGGCTACCCGGCGGCGGGCTGCGGCGAGGCCCTGGCCGGGACGCCGTCGACCTCCGGCGACGCGGGCGACCCGGGCGGCCCGGCCCTCGGCCTGATCGCGGGCGGCGCCGCCGTGGCGGTACTGGCCGCCGGGGCCGTCTGGCAGGCCCGTCGGCGCCGCTGA
- a CDS encoding CbiQ family ECF transporter T component, with the protein MTTPRRTRPAAGPRHLHPGAWWLWALGLAAAASRTTNPLLLLLIVAVAGYVVAARRSDAPWSRSYGTFLRLGLLVLGIRLLFAVLLGSPVPGTHVLFTLPQLPLPAWAQGVRVGGRVTVEGLLFALYDGLKLATLLICVGAANALANPARLLRALPGALYEAGVAVVVAMTFAPNLVADVQRLRAARRLRGRSDRGLKALLSVGLPVLEGALERSVALAAAMDTRGFGRTADVPRRIARTTAALTLAGLLGICAAAYGLLGSAGTAWALPVLAIGLAAAGAGLLLGSRRAARTRYRPDPWAWREWAVAGSGVLVAVLVIRLAALYPAAFTPSFVPLTAPTLPLAAALAVLVGLVPAVAAPIPPRSAS; encoded by the coding sequence GTGACCACACCCCGCCGCACCCGCCCGGCCGCCGGACCACGCCACCTGCACCCCGGGGCGTGGTGGCTGTGGGCCCTGGGGCTGGCCGCGGCCGCCTCCCGCACCACCAACCCGCTGCTGCTCCTGCTGATCGTCGCCGTCGCCGGGTACGTGGTCGCGGCCCGGCGCAGCGACGCCCCCTGGTCGCGCTCGTACGGCACCTTCCTGCGGCTGGGGCTGCTGGTGCTGGGCATCCGGCTGCTGTTCGCCGTACTGCTGGGCTCACCCGTACCCGGCACCCATGTCCTGTTCACCCTGCCCCAACTGCCGCTGCCCGCCTGGGCCCAAGGCGTCCGGGTGGGCGGGAGGGTCACCGTCGAGGGCCTGCTGTTCGCGCTGTACGACGGGCTGAAGCTGGCCACCCTGCTGATCTGCGTCGGCGCCGCCAACGCCCTGGCCAACCCGGCCCGGCTGCTGCGCGCCCTGCCCGGCGCGCTCTACGAGGCCGGCGTCGCCGTGGTGGTGGCGATGACCTTCGCGCCGAACCTGGTCGCGGACGTGCAGCGGCTGCGGGCCGCCCGGCGGCTGCGCGGCCGCTCCGACCGGGGCCTGAAGGCCCTGCTCAGCGTCGGACTCCCGGTGCTGGAAGGCGCGTTGGAGCGTTCCGTCGCGCTGGCCGCGGCGATGGACACCCGGGGGTTCGGCCGCACCGCCGACGTCCCGCGCCGGATCGCCCGCACCACCGCCGCCCTGACCCTGGCCGGCCTGCTCGGGATCTGCGCCGCCGCGTACGGGCTGCTCGGCTCGGCCGGCACCGCCTGGGCACTGCCGGTGCTGGCGATCGGCCTGGCCGCCGCCGGCGCCGGACTGCTGCTCGGCAGCCGGCGCGCCGCCAGGACCCGCTACCGGCCCGACCCGTGGGCCTGGCGCGAGTGGGCGGTGGCCGGCTCGGGGGTGCTGGTCGCCGTCCTGGTGATCAGGCTGGCGGCGCTGTACCCGGCCGCCTTCACGCCCTCGTTCGTCCCGCTGACCGCGCCGACCCTGCCGCTGGCCGCCGCGCTGGCGGTGCTGGTCGGCCTGGTGCCCGCCGTCGCCGCCCCGATCCCGCCCCGGAGTGCCTCGTGA
- a CDS encoding ECF transporter S component, with protein sequence MSGGTTPGGGTAGHRSTDPDTDALPTAATDHARLARPVPLGRRSVGTLLLISAIGAVAFGWPLLAATDSALVGHSADAPWLFALLLPLLLAVVVAQISEGRSADGEPGMDAKSVALLGMLAAAGAALRPLGAGTAGLEPMFFLMVLSGRVLGPGFGFVLGSVSMFASALLTGGVGPWLPFQMLSMGWVCLGAGLLPGPATLRGRRELALLAAYGACSAVAYGTVMNLQGWPYIGGLSSSVSFVAGAPLGENLPRFVAYCLTTSLGWDLPRAALTVVLCLTLGGPVLRTLRRASRRAAFGAPVVFTGAPKNGDDGPTAG encoded by the coding sequence ATGAGCGGCGGGACGACGCCCGGCGGCGGTACCGCCGGCCACCGGAGCACCGACCCGGACACGGACGCGCTCCCTACCGCCGCCACCGACCACGCCAGGCTGGCCCGGCCCGTCCCGCTCGGCCGCCGCTCCGTCGGCACCCTGCTGCTGATCTCCGCGATCGGCGCGGTCGCCTTCGGCTGGCCGCTGCTCGCCGCCACCGACTCCGCCCTGGTCGGGCACTCCGCCGATGCCCCCTGGCTGTTCGCCCTGCTGCTGCCGCTGCTGCTCGCCGTGGTGGTGGCCCAGATCTCCGAGGGCCGCTCCGCCGACGGCGAGCCGGGCATGGACGCCAAGTCGGTCGCCCTGCTGGGCATGCTGGCGGCCGCCGGCGCGGCCCTGCGGCCGCTCGGCGCCGGGACGGCCGGCCTGGAGCCGATGTTCTTCCTGATGGTGCTCTCCGGCCGGGTGCTCGGGCCGGGTTTCGGCTTCGTCCTCGGCTCGGTCTCGATGTTCGCCTCCGCGCTGCTGACCGGCGGCGTCGGCCCGTGGCTGCCGTTCCAGATGCTCTCGATGGGCTGGGTCTGCCTCGGCGCGGGCCTGCTGCCCGGCCCCGCCACCCTGCGCGGCCGCCGCGAACTCGCCCTGCTGGCGGCCTACGGCGCGTGCTCCGCCGTCGCGTACGGGACGGTCATGAACCTCCAGGGCTGGCCGTACATCGGCGGGCTCTCCAGTTCGGTCTCGTTCGTCGCCGGTGCGCCACTGGGCGAGAACCTCCCCCGCTTCGTGGCCTACTGCCTCACCACCTCGCTCGGCTGGGACCTCCCCCGCGCCGCCCTCACCGTGGTGCTCTGCCTGACCCTCGGCGGGCCCGTGCTGCGCACCCTGCGCCGGGCCTCCCGGCGCGCCGCCTTCGGTGCCCCGGTCGTCTTCACCGGGGCACC